One segment of Campylobacter concisus DNA contains the following:
- a CDS encoding UDP-N-acetylglucosamine 4,6-dehydratase: MNNILSLIGRTKNLFEDDINALGKNLKEIVSSSSFLVIGGAGSIGSAVTKEIFIRDPKKLYVVDISENNLVELVRDIRSEFGYINGDFKTFAIDVASAEFDALLAQSGRFDYVLNLSALKHVRSEKDPFTLMRMLETNIFNTDKTLAQAFGMKSKKYFCVSTDKAANPVNLMGASKRIMEMFAFRHSLEIDVSMARFANVAFSDGSLLFGFQKRIEKSQPIVAPNDVRRYFLTPKESGELCLLSTIFGKNRDIFFPKLDKNLDLITFSEIAKRYLANLGYEPFLCENEEEARKLAKVLPKDGFYPCLFAPSDTTGEKDYEEFFVDGEKLDMQRLQNIGIVKNDANFDSKKLEIFKNNILNLKSSLTWSKEDVLREVFELIPNFMHKETGKYLDEKM; this comes from the coding sequence ATGAACAATATCTTAAGTTTAATAGGACGCACGAAAAATCTTTTTGAAGATGATATAAATGCGCTTGGGAAAAATTTAAAAGAGATAGTTTCAAGTTCGAGCTTTCTAGTTATTGGTGGTGCCGGTTCTATCGGTTCAGCCGTGACAAAAGAAATTTTTATAAGAGATCCAAAAAAACTATACGTCGTTGATATCTCTGAAAACAACCTTGTCGAGCTAGTGCGTGACATAAGAAGCGAGTTTGGATATATAAATGGCGACTTTAAAACTTTTGCCATAGATGTTGCAAGTGCCGAATTTGACGCACTTTTGGCGCAAAGTGGTAGATTTGACTACGTGTTAAATTTATCAGCGCTAAAGCACGTTAGAAGCGAAAAAGATCCGTTTACACTCATGAGAATGCTTGAAACAAATATCTTTAACACCGACAAAACACTAGCACAAGCCTTTGGTATGAAGTCAAAAAAATATTTCTGCGTCAGCACCGATAAGGCCGCAAACCCTGTAAATTTAATGGGAGCTAGCAAGCGCATCATGGAGATGTTTGCGTTTAGGCACTCTTTAGAGATCGACGTCTCGATGGCCAGGTTTGCAAACGTGGCATTTAGCGACGGCTCGCTTCTTTTTGGTTTTCAAAAACGCATAGAAAAGTCCCAGCCCATAGTCGCTCCAAATGATGTCAGACGCTACTTTTTAACACCAAAAGAGAGCGGCGAGCTCTGCCTTTTAAGCACCATTTTTGGGAAAAATAGAGATATATTTTTCCCAAAACTAGATAAAAATTTAGACCTCATAACATTTAGTGAGATAGCCAAGCGGTACTTAGCAAATTTAGGCTACGAGCCATTTTTGTGTGAAAATGAGGAGGAGGCTAGAAAGCTTGCAAAAGTGCTTCCAAAAGATGGCTTTTACCCTTGTCTTTTTGCGCCTAGCGATACGACTGGAGAGAAGGACTATGAGGAGTTTTTCGTTGATGGCGAGAAGCTTGACATGCAAAGACTTCAAAACATCGGCATAGTCAAAAATGATGCAAATTTTGACAGCAAAAAGCTGGAAATTTTCAAAAACAACATCTTAAATTTAAAATCAAGCTTGACATGGAGCAAAGAGGACGTTTTGCGCGAAGTTTTCGAGCTCATACCAAATTTTATGCATAAAGAAACAGGAAAATATCTCGATGAAAAAATGTGA
- the gmd gene encoding GDP-mannose 4,6-dehydratase, producing MDKKVALITGITGQDGSYLAEFLLKKGYIVHGVKRRTSLFNTDRIDHLYQDPHVDNRNFFLHYGDMTDSMNLTRIIQEVQPDEIYNLAAMSHVHVSFETPEYVANADGTGTLRLLEAIRILGLEKKTKIYQASTSELYGKVQETPQSETTPFYPRSPYAVAKMYAYWITVNYREAYGIFACNGILFNHESPVRGETFVTRKITRAASKIALGLQDKLYLGNLDAKRDWGHAKDYVKMMWMILQAPEPEDWVIATGQTTAVRDFVKFAFAYAGINLRFEGAGVDEVGVVDSLNFEKAKELNLDILHLSIGQTVVCVDPRYFRPTEVDLLLGDPSKAEKKLGWKREFKLQDLVNDMMKSDLKLMTKDVYLKDGGYEIMSYFE from the coding sequence ATGGATAAAAAAGTAGCGTTAATAACTGGTATAACTGGTCAAGACGGATCGTATTTGGCGGAATTTTTACTAAAAAAAGGTTATATAGTCCATGGTGTAAAAAGGCGAACGAGTCTTTTTAATACAGATAGGATAGATCATCTTTACCAAGATCCTCATGTTGATAATAGAAATTTTTTCTTGCACTATGGCGATATGACGGACTCTATGAATTTAACAAGGATCATTCAAGAAGTACAGCCAGATGAAATTTATAACCTAGCTGCCATGAGCCATGTACATGTTAGCTTTGAGACACCAGAATATGTCGCAAATGCTGATGGTACAGGTACTCTTAGGCTTCTTGAAGCTATAAGGATACTAGGGCTTGAGAAAAAGACTAAAATTTATCAAGCCTCTACATCTGAGCTTTACGGAAAAGTACAAGAGACGCCGCAAAGCGAAACGACTCCATTTTATCCAAGAAGTCCTTATGCAGTCGCAAAGATGTATGCGTACTGGATAACGGTTAATTATAGAGAGGCTTATGGCATTTTTGCTTGTAATGGCATATTGTTTAATCACGAATCACCAGTTAGAGGCGAGACATTCGTAACCAGAAAGATCACAAGAGCAGCTAGTAAGATAGCGCTTGGGCTTCAAGACAAGCTTTATCTTGGAAATTTAGATGCCAAAAGAGACTGGGGCCATGCAAAAGACTATGTAAAGATGATGTGGATGATACTACAAGCCCCAGAGCCAGAAGACTGGGTGATAGCAACTGGACAAACAACAGCGGTTAGAGATTTTGTAAAATTTGCATTTGCTTATGCTGGCATAAATTTGAGATTTGAAGGGGCTGGTGTAGATGAGGTAGGAGTCGTGGACTCACTAAATTTTGAAAAAGCAAAAGAGTTAAATTTAGATATATTACATTTAAGTATCGGACAAACTGTGGTTTGTGTGGATCCAAGATATTTTAGGCCAACGGAGGTTGATTTGCTACTTGGAGATCCGAGTAAAGCAGAGAAAAAACTAGGCTGGAAGAGAGAATTTAAGCTTCAAGATTTAGTAAATGATATGATGAAGTCAGACTTAAAACTCATGACAAAAGATGTCTATCTAAAAGATGGCGGATATGAGATAATGAGCTATTTCGAGTAA
- the neuB gene encoding N-acetylneuraminate synthase — MSNRVFIIAEAGVNHNGDINLAKKLIDVAARAGANAVKFQTFKAQNLVSKNAQKANYQKQTTDKNESQFEMIKKLELNEDMHKELIAYCKEKNITFLSTPFDSDSIKLLDELGLSTFKIPSGEITNLPYLRQIGGLNKKIILSTGMANLGEVEAAIETLVKSGTKRENISLLHANTQYPTPMEDVNLKAMITLKNAFGLEVGYSDHTLGIEVDIAAVAMGAKIIEKHFTLDKSLPGPDHKASLEPDELVAMVKAIRNIELALGNGLKHFSDSERENIKIVRKSIMARCDIKKGEIFSEQNICVKRPGDGINPMRWDEVIGQISQKDYKQDELI, encoded by the coding sequence ATGTCAAATAGGGTTTTTATCATAGCTGAGGCTGGGGTTAATCACAATGGCGATATAAATTTAGCCAAAAAACTGATCGATGTAGCAGCCAGAGCTGGCGCTAACGCGGTAAAATTTCAAACCTTTAAAGCTCAAAACCTAGTTTCAAAAAACGCACAAAAGGCTAACTATCAAAAACAAACTACCGATAAAAACGAGAGTCAGTTTGAGATGATAAAAAAGCTTGAATTAAATGAGGATATGCATAAAGAGCTCATAGCCTACTGCAAAGAAAAAAATATCACGTTTCTCTCAACACCTTTTGATAGCGACAGTATAAAGCTTCTTGATGAGCTTGGGCTTAGTACATTTAAGATCCCAAGTGGCGAGATAACAAATTTACCTTATCTTAGGCAGATAGGTGGGCTTAATAAAAAGATCATTCTCTCAACTGGCATGGCAAATTTAGGCGAGGTGGAAGCCGCGATAGAAACACTTGTAAAAAGTGGCACGAAACGTGAAAACATAAGTCTTCTTCATGCAAATACGCAGTATCCAACGCCAATGGAGGATGTAAATTTAAAGGCGATGATAACTCTTAAAAATGCCTTTGGTCTTGAGGTCGGATATAGCGATCATACTCTTGGCATCGAGGTTGATATCGCAGCGGTTGCCATGGGTGCAAAGATCATAGAAAAGCACTTTACGCTTGATAAGAGTCTTCCTGGACCTGATCATAAGGCTAGTCTTGAGCCAGATGAGCTAGTGGCGATGGTTAAAGCCATTAGAAATATCGAGCTAGCACTTGGAAATGGACTAAAACATTTTAGTGATAGCGAGCGTGAAAACATAAAAATAGTTAGAAAATCGATAATGGCTAGGTGTGATATAAAAAAAGGTGAAATTTTTAGCGAGCAAAATATCTGCGTAAAACGCCCAGGAGACGGCATAAATCCTATGAGGTGGGATGAGGTGATCGGGCAAATTTCACAAAAAGACTATAAACAAGATGAGTTGATATGA
- the neuC gene encoding UDP-N-acetylglucosamine 2-epimerase: MRKICVVTSTRAEYGLLYWLLKEIEADSELKLQLIVTGMHLSPEFGLTYKEIEKEFKIDKKIEILLSSDTSIGISKSMGLAQISFSEAYEELNPDIVVVLGDRYEIFSAASAAMIARIPIAHIHGGEATEGLIDEAIRHSITKMSHLHFTATNEYKNRVIQLGEHPDRVYNVGGMGVENIKRLKLLNKKEFEESINFKLNKKNLLVTFHPVTLENNTAEEQFQALLNAIDELENTNIIFTKANSDTDGRIINLMIDRYVSNNQDKSVCFTSLGQLRYLSALQYVDAVVGNSSSGLAEAPSFKIATVNIGDRQKGRIKASSVIDCKPDKNSILEAFNKVYSCEFQYVLKSVVNPYGNGCASKKIIEVIKKVDLTNILKKSFYDLKVDL; this comes from the coding sequence ATGAGAAAAATTTGTGTAGTGACAAGCACTAGAGCTGAATATGGCCTGCTTTACTGGCTCTTAAAAGAGATCGAGGCAGATAGTGAGCTTAAGCTTCAGCTTATTGTTACTGGCATGCACTTAAGTCCTGAATTTGGGCTCACATATAAAGAGATAGAAAAAGAATTTAAGATAGATAAAAAGATAGAAATTCTTTTATCGTCAGATACATCTATAGGAATTTCAAAATCAATGGGGCTGGCTCAGATATCTTTTAGTGAGGCTTATGAAGAGCTCAACCCAGATATTGTTGTTGTACTTGGTGATAGATATGAAATATTTAGTGCAGCTAGTGCTGCAATGATAGCTCGAATTCCGATCGCCCATATCCACGGCGGAGAAGCAACCGAAGGATTAATAGACGAAGCAATAAGGCATAGTATTACCAAAATGAGCCATTTGCATTTTACTGCAACTAATGAATATAAAAATAGGGTGATTCAGCTTGGCGAGCATCCAGATAGAGTTTATAACGTAGGTGGCATGGGAGTAGAAAATATAAAAAGACTAAAACTCTTAAATAAAAAAGAGTTTGAGGAGTCAATAAATTTTAAGTTAAATAAAAAAAATTTATTAGTTACTTTTCATCCTGTTACTTTGGAAAATAATACTGCAGAAGAGCAATTTCAAGCGTTATTAAATGCTATAGATGAGCTAGAAAATACAAATATTATATTTACGAAGGCAAATAGTGACACAGATGGAAGAATTATAAATTTAATGATTGACAGATATGTATCTAATAACCAAGATAAATCAGTTTGTTTCACTTCTCTTGGACAATTAAGATACTTGAGTGCTCTTCAGTATGTAGATGCAGTGGTTGGAAATAGCTCTAGCGGGCTTGCGGAAGCTCCTAGCTTTAAGATAGCTACCGTAAATATCGGAGATAGACAAAAGGGACGCATAAAGGCGTCTAGCGTAATTGACTGCAAGCCCGATAAAAATTCTATTTTAGAAGCTTTTAATAAGGTATATTCTTGCGAATTTCAATATGTTTTAAAAAGTGTAGTAAATCCGTATGGCAATGGGTGTGCTAGTAAAAAAATAATAGAAGTTATAAAAAAAGTGGATTTAACAAATATTTTGAAGAAATCATTTTATGATTTAAAGGTTGATTTATGA
- a CDS encoding GDP-L-fucose synthase family protein, producing MDKNSKIYIAGHRGLVGSAIVKNLKSKGYENIITRTHNELDLMDQKAVYEFFEKEKPEYVVLAAAKVGGIVANSTYRADFIYENLQIQNNVIHQSYVHKVKKLLFLGSTCIYPKNAPQPMREEVLLTSPLEYTNEPYAIAKIAGMKMCESYNLQYGTNFISVMPTNLYGPNDNFDLETSHVLPALIRKIHLAKLLSEEKFDEVVKDLKARDINEAMAYLGKFGISKDRVEIWGTGEPRREFLHSEDMADACVFLLKNRDFKDTYDKNSKEIRNTHINIGTGKDISIKELANLVKNIVGFKGEPYFNDSKPDGTMLKLTDPSKLHSLGWKHKVELEDGIKTLYEWYLND from the coding sequence ATGGATAAAAATAGTAAAATTTATATAGCAGGACACAGAGGACTGGTAGGCTCTGCTATAGTGAAAAATTTAAAATCAAAAGGCTATGAAAACATAATCACAAGAACTCATAATGAGCTTGATCTAATGGATCAAAAAGCAGTTTATGAGTTTTTTGAAAAAGAAAAGCCTGAGTATGTGGTGCTAGCTGCTGCAAAGGTCGGCGGAATAGTGGCTAATAGCACGTATAGAGCTGATTTTATCTATGAAAATTTGCAAATTCAAAATAATGTGATCCATCAAAGCTATGTGCATAAGGTAAAAAAACTACTATTTCTGGGAAGTACTTGTATATATCCTAAAAATGCTCCGCAACCAATGAGGGAGGAGGTGCTTTTGACATCTCCACTTGAATACACAAATGAGCCATATGCGATCGCTAAAATAGCCGGCATGAAGATGTGTGAGAGCTATAATTTACAGTACGGCACAAATTTTATATCTGTTATGCCTACAAATTTATATGGTCCAAACGACAACTTTGATCTAGAAACTTCGCATGTATTGCCAGCACTTATAAGAAAGATACACCTAGCAAAGCTTTTAAGCGAAGAAAAATTTGACGAAGTGGTAAAAGATCTAAAAGCAAGAGATATAAATGAAGCTATGGCTTATCTTGGTAAATTTGGCATTTCAAAAGATAGAGTAGAAATTTGGGGTACAGGAGAGCCTAGACGAGAGTTTCTACACTCAGAAGATATGGCCGATGCTTGTGTATTTTTACTGAAAAATAGAGACTTTAAAGATACTTATGACAAAAATAGCAAAGAGATAAGAAATACGCATATAAATATAGGAACTGGCAAAGATATATCTATAAAAGAGCTAGCAAATTTGGTTAAAAATATAGTTGGCTTTAAAGGCGAGCCATACTTTAATGATAGCAAGCCTGATGGCACGATGCTAAAACTAACGGATCCCTCAAAGCTCCACTCTCTTGGTTGGAAGCATAAAGTAGAGCTTGAAGATGGAATAAAGACGCTTTATGAGTGGTATTTAAATGACTAA
- a CDS encoding LegC family aminotransferase, with translation MKKCDFDEVLKFIKSTFGKDKVPLHEPKFIGNEKKYLLECIDSSFVSSVGKFVDEFESKLAQMVGAKFAVATTNGTSALHICLKLAGVEQNDEVITQPVTFIATCNAISYLFAKPVFVDVDLDTLGMSPAALSEFLEKNCKLKDGNCVNKTSGRIVRACVPMHTFGLPCKIVEIAEICKRWNIALVEDSAESLGSYYKGTHTGNFGKLAAMSFNGNKIVTSGGGGAIITNDEEIAKHAKFITTTAKVPHPFEYRHSEIGYNYRLPNLNAALLVAQLENLELFLKSKRELAMIYKEYFSKFDDVKFIDEPADARSNFWLNAVLFDSREKRDEFLKFSNENGVFTRPIWQLMNELDMFKDCQRDELKNAKFLSDRIVNIPSSARV, from the coding sequence ATGAAAAAATGTGATTTTGACGAGGTTTTGAAATTTATAAAAAGTACCTTTGGTAAGGACAAAGTCCCACTTCACGAGCCTAAATTTATAGGCAACGAGAAAAAATATCTGCTTGAATGCATCGACTCTAGCTTTGTCTCAAGTGTTGGTAAATTTGTAGATGAGTTTGAGAGCAAGCTAGCTCAAATGGTAGGAGCAAAATTTGCAGTTGCTACGACAAATGGCACCTCTGCGCTTCACATCTGCCTAAAGTTAGCCGGCGTAGAGCAAAATGACGAAGTGATCACCCAGCCAGTTACTTTTATAGCCACTTGCAATGCCATTAGCTACCTTTTTGCAAAGCCAGTTTTTGTGGACGTTGACCTTGACACGCTTGGTATGTCGCCAGCAGCGCTTAGCGAGTTTTTAGAGAAAAACTGCAAGCTAAAAGACGGCAACTGCGTAAATAAAACTAGCGGCAGGATAGTGCGTGCCTGCGTGCCTATGCATACTTTCGGGCTACCTTGCAAGATAGTTGAGATAGCTGAAATTTGCAAGCGTTGGAACATCGCTTTGGTAGAAGATAGCGCCGAGAGCCTTGGCAGCTACTACAAGGGCACTCATACAGGGAATTTTGGTAAGCTTGCAGCGATGAGCTTTAATGGCAATAAGATCGTCACAAGCGGAGGAGGCGGAGCTATCATCACAAACGACGAGGAGATAGCAAAGCACGCTAAATTTATCACCACAACGGCCAAGGTGCCACATCCTTTTGAATACCGCCACAGCGAGATAGGCTACAACTACCGCCTACCAAATTTAAATGCAGCCTTACTTGTGGCGCAGCTTGAAAATTTAGAGCTATTTTTAAAGAGCAAACGCGAGCTTGCGATGATCTATAAAGAGTATTTTTCTAAATTTGATGATGTGAAATTTATAGATGAGCCAGCGGACGCTAGGTCAAATTTTTGGCTAAATGCGGTGCTATTTGATAGTCGCGAAAAAAGAGATGAGTTTTTGAAATTTAGTAATGAAAATGGCGTTTTTACACGACCTATCTGGCAGCTTATGAATGAGCTTGATATGTTTAAGGACTGCCAAAGAGATGAGCTAAAAAATGCTAAATTTCTAAGCGATAGGATAGTAAATATCCCAAGCAGCGCAAGAGTTTAG
- a CDS encoding formyltransferase family protein, translated as MKILFIGTVEFSYKALKKLIELNAEIVGICTKKKSDFNSDFKDLTPLCKKADIPFKYIDDINSNENIAWIRSLSPDIIFCFGWSNLIKKDLLGLPKMGVVGYHPALLPKNRGRHPLIWALALGLNDSGSTFFFMTEGTDDGDILSQEKIEILYEDDAKSLYNKVSNVALKQIETFLPKLQNNSFKTIKQNNDLANVWRKRGKVDGKIDFRMTSRAIYNLVRALTKPYVGAHVEYNGQDISIWKVEEVEFDQNNIEFGKVLENDGKSIMVKTYDKAIKIIDHGFKELPKVGEYL; from the coding sequence ATGAAAATTTTATTTATAGGTACTGTCGAGTTTTCATATAAAGCCTTAAAAAAGCTTATCGAACTAAACGCGGAAATAGTTGGAATTTGCACCAAAAAAAAATCTGATTTTAACTCTGATTTTAAGGATTTAACTCCACTTTGCAAGAAGGCAGATATTCCATTTAAATATATAGATGATATAAATTCTAATGAAAATATTGCTTGGATAAGAAGTTTAAGTCCGGATATTATATTTTGCTTTGGCTGGTCAAATTTAATAAAAAAGGATTTACTCGGTTTACCAAAAATGGGAGTTGTTGGATATCATCCAGCTTTGCTGCCAAAAAATAGAGGTAGACACCCGCTTATTTGGGCTTTGGCTCTTGGACTTAATGACAGTGGCTCTACATTCTTTTTCATGACAGAAGGTACAGATGATGGGGATATATTGTCTCAAGAAAAGATCGAAATTTTATACGAAGATGATGCAAAAAGCCTATATAATAAAGTTTCAAATGTTGCACTAAAGCAAATAGAAACCTTTTTGCCAAAGCTACAAAACAATAGTTTTAAAACAATCAAACAAAATAATGATTTGGCTAATGTATGGAGAAAAAGAGGTAAGGTAGATGGAAAAATTGACTTTAGAATGACATCTAGGGCGATATATAATCTTGTTCGGGCGTTAACAAAACCTTACGTTGGAGCTCATGTGGAATATAATGGGCAAGATATATCTATATGGAAGGTAGAGGAAGTGGAATTTGACCAAAATAATATTGAATTTGGTAAAGTTCTAGAGAATGATGGCAAGAGTATTATGGTAAAAACATATGATAAGGCAATCAAAATTATAGATCATGGTTTCAAAGAATTGCCTAAAGTTGGAGAATATTTATGA
- a CDS encoding ABC transporter ATP-binding protein, translating into MTNLKKLLAITTRQEKKNFIILIFMSIFLSVIETVGISAIMPFITLASDPSKIVSNEYSKKIYNFFDFSTTTNFMIFFGLFLIGFYIFRAFYSIFYNYLLNKFAFGRFHSFAFRLFKNYTNLPYKRFVKRNSSELIKTIVNEASNLSFYMQSLLLIFSEFFTIVLLYTLLLLMNWKMTLVLTILLGAKVLFLLFFLKKRIEKEGTRRSIMQSRFYKILNETFGNFKIIKLIQNEQKLYSEFSSISYGYAKANVVSNTLSQLPRLSLETIGFGVLIGIVVYVLFKYNDANFVLPIISMYALALYRILPALNRILSNYNTLLFLSSSLDIVYSDLSYTPQTEGKDFMDFKNKIELINVSFEYNKNKKVLKNINITINKGDKIAFVGESGSGKSTLVDLIIGLYKPLSGEIIIDGKKLTSDNIKSYRSKVGYIPQSIYLFDGTVGENVAFGYEYDKERIIEVLKKANIYDFLSSKEGIDTLVGDGGIQLSGGQKQRIGIARALYSDPEILVLDEATSALDNETEAKIMDEIYEISQDKTLLIIAHRLSTIERCNRKIMLSNGKII; encoded by the coding sequence ATGACTAATTTAAAAAAGCTATTAGCAATAACAACAAGACAAGAAAAGAAAAATTTTATTATTTTGATTTTTATGAGTATTTTTTTGTCGGTTATTGAAACTGTTGGAATATCTGCTATTATGCCGTTTATTACCTTAGCATCAGATCCATCAAAAATAGTTAGTAACGAATATTCAAAAAAAATTTATAACTTTTTTGACTTTTCTACTACTACTAATTTTATGATTTTTTTTGGTCTTTTTTTAATAGGCTTTTATATTTTTAGAGCTTTTTACTCGATATTTTATAATTATTTGCTTAACAAATTTGCATTTGGAAGATTTCACTCTTTTGCATTTAGACTTTTTAAAAACTATACAAATTTACCGTATAAAAGATTTGTAAAAAGAAATAGTTCGGAACTAATAAAGACTATTGTAAATGAAGCTTCAAACCTTTCTTTTTATATGCAAAGCCTACTTTTGATATTCTCGGAATTTTTTACTATAGTATTGCTGTATACCTTATTGCTTTTAATGAATTGGAAAATGACTCTAGTTTTAACTATTCTTTTGGGGGCAAAAGTATTATTTCTATTGTTTTTTCTAAAAAAAAGAATAGAAAAAGAAGGCACAAGAAGATCAATAATGCAATCAAGATTTTATAAAATTTTAAATGAAACATTTGGAAATTTTAAAATTATAAAACTTATACAGAATGAACAAAAACTTTATAGTGAATTTTCTAGTATAAGCTATGGCTATGCAAAGGCTAATGTTGTAAGTAATACTTTAAGCCAACTACCTAGACTCTCGTTAGAAACGATTGGTTTTGGTGTTCTTATAGGAATTGTTGTCTACGTTCTTTTTAAATATAATGATGCAAACTTTGTTTTGCCAATCATTTCTATGTATGCTCTAGCTTTATATAGAATTCTTCCTGCTTTAAATAGAATACTTTCTAACTATAATACTCTTTTGTTTTTATCTAGCTCTCTTGATATTGTATATAGCGATCTTAGCTATACTCCGCAAACAGAAGGTAAAGATTTTATGGATTTTAAAAACAAAATAGAGCTAATAAATGTAAGTTTTGAATATAATAAAAATAAAAAGGTTCTTAAAAATATCAATATAACTATAAATAAAGGTGATAAAATTGCTTTTGTAGGAGAGAGTGGGAGTGGAAAGTCCACACTAGTTGACTTAATTATCGGATTATATAAACCTCTTAGTGGCGAAATAATCATAGATGGAAAGAAATTAACTTCTGATAATATAAAATCTTATAGATCAAAAGTAGGCTATATACCACAATCGATATATCTTTTTGATGGTACAGTCGGAGAAAATGTGGCTTTTGGCTATGAATATGATAAAGAAAGAATAATAGAAGTCTTAAAGAAGGCTAATATATATGATTTCTTATCCTCAAAAGAAGGGATAGACACACTGGTTGGAGATGGTGGAATTCAGTTGAGTGGCGGACAAAAACAAAGAATAGGAATAGCTAGAGCTCTATATAGTGACCCCGAAATTTTAGTATTAGATGAAGCAACAAGTGCTTTAGATAACGAAACAGAAGCAAAAATAATGGACGAGATATATGAAATAAGTCAAGATAAGACATTATTAATAATCGCACACAGATTAAGTACAATTGAAAGATGTAATAGGAAGATAATGCTATCTAATGGAAAAATAATATGA
- a CDS encoding methionyl-tRNA formyltransferase, translating to MKLKIGYFADGVWSHNAFDKLIQDKDIEIKFICARYDSNDEKLLNYTNEFKIDYLKHKDINSDEFIDRIKQYDCDLFVSMSFNQIFKPKIINLPKYKTINCHAGKLPFYRGRNILNWALINDEKEFGITIHYMDTGIDTGDIILQKCFDITDNDDYKSILTKAHSECANILYQAICLFKNGKAESKKQEGVGFYCSRRIEGDENLNFNQTSREVFNFVRAICYPAIVARAFLNGKEMKINKVELIKDAPLYKCIPGAILCKDGDSFLVKTRDSFIKVVEYEYAGKIKVGDRFDVK from the coding sequence ATGAAGCTTAAAATAGGGTATTTTGCAGATGGAGTTTGGAGCCACAATGCATTTGACAAACTCATTCAAGACAAAGATATAGAGATAAAATTCATCTGTGCCAGGTATGATTCAAATGATGAAAAACTTCTAAATTATACAAACGAATTTAAAATTGACTATTTAAAGCATAAAGATATAAATTCTGATGAGTTTATTGACAGAATTAAACAATATGATTGTGATTTGTTTGTATCAATGTCTTTTAATCAAATTTTTAAACCCAAGATCATAAATTTGCCAAAATATAAAACTATAAATTGTCACGCAGGTAAATTACCGTTTTATCGAGGCAGAAATATCCTAAACTGGGCTTTGATAAATGACGAAAAAGAATTTGGAATAACTATACATTATATGGATACTGGTATAGATACCGGTGACATAATCTTACAAAAATGTTTTGACATAACAGACAACGATGACTACAAAAGCATACTAACAAAAGCGCATAGCGAGTGTGCGAACATACTATATCAGGCGATATGTCTATTTAAAAACGGTAAAGCAGAGTCCAAAAAACAAGAGGGTGTTGGGTTTTACTGCTCAAGACGTATAGAAGGCGATGAAAATTTAAATTTTAACCAAACAAGCAGAGAGGTATTTAATTTTGTACGTGCCATTTGTTATCCGGCTATAGTAGCAAGGGCGTTTTTAAATGGTAAAGAGATGAAAATAAATAAAGTAGAGCTTATAAAGGATGCACCGCTATACAAATGCATACCTGGCGCGATCTTGTGTAAAGATGGAGATTCTTTTTTGGTTAAAACACGAGATAGCTTTATAAAAGTTGTAGAGTATGAGTATGCTGGAAAGATAAAAGTAGGAGATAGATTTGATGTCAAATAG